Genomic window (Candidatus Eisenbacteria bacterium):
TCCTCGCCGGCGGCGAGGGGAAGCGCCTCCACCCTCTGACGCGCGATCGCGCCAAGCCCGCTGTGCCGTTCGGTGGCCGCTACCGGCTGATCGACTTCGTCCTCTCGAACTTCGTCAACTCCGGCGTGAACAAGATCAGCGTGCTCACGCAGTACAAGGCGGGATCGCTCATGCAGCATCTGGCGCGCGGCTGGCAGCTCGCGCCCCAGCTCGGCCACTACGTGGCGCCCGTCCCCGCCACCATGAACCTCGGACCGCGCTGGTTCCAGGGCAGCGCCGACGCCGTCTTCCAGAACCTCGACGTGATCGAGAACGAGGCGCCCCCCTACGTCTGCGTCTTCGGGGCCGATCACATCTACAAGATGGACGTGCGGCAGATGATCCGCTTCCACGCCGACGCGGGCGCGGACGCCACGGTGGCCGTCATTCGGGTGCCGGCGGAGGACATGAGCCAGTTCGGGATCGTCGAATGCGACGCGCACATGCGCGTGACCGGCTTCCTCGAGAAACCGCCCGTGCCGCCGGGCGCGTCCGGCACGCGCCTGGCGTCGATGGGGCTCTACGTCTTCTCGACCGCCGTGCTCGTCCGCGCGCTGACCGAGGACGCCGACCGCCAGGGATCGAAGCACGACTTCGGGCGCGACATCCTGCCGCCGCTCGCCGAGGCCGGGCGTCTCGTCGCGTACGACTTCTCGACCAACACGGTGCCGGCCGCGACCGAGGTCGAGCGCGGCTACTGGCGCGACGTCGGCACGATCGACGCCTACTGGCAGGCCTCCGCCGATCTCATCTCGGTCACGCCCACCTTCAACCTCTACAACCCGGCCTGGCCGATCTACTCGGCCTTCCTTCCGGCCCCGCCGGCAAAGTTCGTGTTCGCCGACAAGGAGACGAACCGCGTCGGCATCGCCACCGACTCGATGGTGTCCGAGGGCTGCATCATCAGCGGCGGCCGGGTCGACCGCTCGATCCTCGGCCTGCGCGTGCGCGTGAACAGCTTCTCCGACGTCGCCGAGTCGATCCTCTTCGACGACGTCGACGTCGGCCGCCACGCGCGCCTGCGCCGCACGATCGTCGACAAGGGGGTGAAGATCCCCTCGGGAATGGAGATCGGCTACGACCTCGACGCGGATCGGAAGCGCTTCACCGTCAGCGAGGGCGGCGTGGTGGTGATCCCGAAGGGGATGCAGCTCGGCTGAGCGTCTAGCGCGCGCAGCGAAACCCGACCTCGTTGGAGGCCGTCGTCGGGTCGAGGCTGCTGGTGATCGCGAATATTCCGACGCTCGGCGGGTTGCCGTCGAAGCTGCTCCCGCGCAGGAACGCGCCGGGCCGGTGGGTGGTCGGCCCGCTTCCACCGATGCAGGAGTAGTCTTCTCCGAAGTCGACGGACCAGCTCATGCAGTTCGTCGCCAGGTCGCCCCAGTCCGCCACCCATTCGAAGACGTTGCCCACCATGTCGAAGGAGCCCCACTGGGACACGCAACCCGGCGTGCCGGTGGGACCCGCGGCGACGCCGCCGACGACGCACGGCGGACCGCCGGGCGTCCCCGTGGCGGCACGCTGCCATTCCTCGTTGGTCGCGAGGCGCTTGCCCGCGAGCGCGCAGGCCTGCACCGCCTGGAACCAGGTGACGCACACGGCCGGCAGCACACCCGGTATCGACGCCGCGTAGAGAGGTGAGGTCCAGTTGCCCGTGGCCGGAAAGGTGTCGGGGAAGGCCGTGCCGCAGTCCCCGCTCCCGATCTGGCCCGCTCCGCCCGCGGTGAGATCGGCGGCGTTCGCGGTTCCCGCTCGCACCGCGCCCACGAGCGCGGCGTTCGCGGGAATGCTCCACACGCTCGCCTCGTAGGTGTCGACGCACGTGGTGCCCACCCGGACGGAGTCCGGTGGGCACGGTCGCTCCCATCCGCCGCGCCCCGCAGCGCCGGCCGGGCCCTTGGCCCCGAGCTGCGCGACGTCGAGCGCCGTCTCCTTCTTCCTGCACGCCTCACGCCCCACGACGACGCCCGATCGTTTCTTGCAGAGCACGGCCGCTGGCGCCGGTGCGCCGTTCGTCGCGATCACCGCGGCCACGAGTGCGAAGCTGACGATGGTACGCATCCGGCTCCTCAGCGCACGCAGCGAAACCCGACGACGTTGGACGAGAGCGTCGGCGCGAAGCCGGCCACGGCAGCGAAGATGCCGCCGTCGGATCCGAATCCGAAGCTCCCGCCGCGACTCAGCGCGCCGGGCAGGTGGCTCGATCCGTCCCCGCCGATGCAGAGGTAGTCGCTTCCGTACGTCGGGGGCCAGTTCGTGCAGTCCGTCGCCAGGTCGCCCCAAGCCGTCACCCACTCGTAGACGTTGCCCGCCATGTCGAACGCTCCCCACGAGGACACGCACCCCGGGGTCCCGGTGACGGTGGGCTCGGTGCCCGTGAAGACACACGGCGCGACGTTCGGCGTCCCCGCGGCCGCCCGCTGCCATTCTTCGTTCGTCGCGAGCCGCTTGCCCGCGAGCGCGCACGCCTGCACCGCTTGGAACCAGCTGAGGCATCCCGTCGGTACGACGCCCGGCACCGACGCGGCGTAGAGCGGCTCCGTCCAGTTGCCGGTCGAAGGAAAGCCGGTCGAGGGCGCCGGCGCGCAGGACGTGCTGAGACTCACCTGGGTCGCACCGGCAGCGACGAGGTTCGCCGCGCTCGCCGTGCCCGCCCGTACCGCTTCGACCAGGTCGGTGGCGACGGCCGGAATGGTCCACACGCTCGCCTCGTACTTGTCGACGCACACCGTGCCCACGAGAACGGAGTCGGGCGGGCAGGTGCGCTCCCAGGCGAACGGACCGTCCGGACCGCTCGGGCCGGGTGGTCCCACGGCACCGAATTGCGCGAGGTCGAGCGGCGCCTCCTTCTTCTTGCACGTCTCACGCGCGACGACCACGCCGTTGCGCTTCGTGCACAGAACCTCGCCGGACGCGGACGGGGAGACCCCTGCCATCATTCCACCAGCGAGGACGAGAGAGATGATCCGAGACATGTATGAACTCATCACCGCGCGCAGCGAAAACCGAGTCCGTCGCCGGAGTCGGAGGGAAGGATCGAGAGGACGGTGAAGTCGCCCGCCAGCGACCCGTCGGACCAACCGCCACCACGCGCGAGCATGGCTGGCAGGTGGTTCGCGCCGGTGCCGCCCACGCAGGAGAAATCGTTGCCGAACATGCTGGGCCACGTCCCGCAGCCGGCCGCCACCTCGCCCCACTCCGCGACCCACTCGTTCAGGTTCCCGACCATGTCCTGCGCACCCCACGTGGAGACGCAGCCCACCGTCCCGGTGTCGCCCGGCGAGCCGGCGCTCACCACGCACGGCGCGCCGTCCGGTGTGCCGGCGGTCGCGCGTTGCCACTCCTCGTTCGTGGCGAGACGCTTGCCCGCGAGCGCGCACGCCTGCGCCGCCTGGAACCAGCCGACACACGACGTCGGCGGGCCGGGTACCGACGCGGCGTAGAGCGGCACGGTCCAGTTGCCGGTGACCGGGAAGGTCTCCGGAAAGAAGGTGGCACAGCCGGCGCCGATCTGGGTCGCGCCGCCGGCACCGAGGTCCTCCCTGCTTGCGGTCCCGGCCCGTAGGGCCGCGACGAGCGTCGTGTTGTCGGCCGGGACGCTCCACACGCTCGCTTCGTACTTGTCGATGCACGCGGTGCCGACGGCCACCGAATCGGGAGGACATGGACGCTCCCACTCCGGCGGGCCGGCCGGCCCGGGATCCCCCTGCGGACCGAGGACGCCGAGCTGCGAGAGGTCGAGCAGTGCCTCCTTCTTCTTGCACGCCTCTCGAACGACGAGGACGCCCGAGCGCTTCTTGCAGAGCAGCGCGGCGGGCGCCGGTGCGCAGAGCGCGCCGACGAGACCTCCGACCAGCACGAGACGAAGAGCGTCGCGCATCGCAGCTCTCAGTTCCCGGCGCCGTCATACTCCGGTCGTCCCGGCCTTGACCAGACTCGATCCCTAGCCCCTCGCTTCCGCTCGCTCGCCGCTCGGGCTATGGCTCCGGCCCATGCCGGCACCCCAGCGAGGCACCGCCCTCACGATCCTGGCCATCCTCTTCGGCATCCTCGCCGTCTCGGACATCGTGAAGCCGTTCCAGTTCGGCGGCGACCAGACGGGCTTCGTATTCTTCGGGAAGCGCCTCTCCGGTACGCCGAACATGATCCTGGGTCCGCTCTTCGGCCTCTACCTGCTCGCCTACGCCGCCGGCATCTGGACCATGCGACGGTTCGCCCTCACCATGGCGTGGATCTACGTCGCGTACGTGATCGCGAATCTGGTCCTCTTCAACTTCCGCACGCCGCCGCCGCCCGGCGCGGGCGTCGGCTGGCAGGTCTTCGGCATCGTGTACGCGATCGTCGCGATCGGCGTCTCGGTCGGCACGGCGCGGCTCCTCTCGCGCCGGCAGGCGGATCTGCGCTGATGGAGTTCGCGATCGGGCTCGGGAGCGGCCAGTCCCCGAGCGACAAGACCGGCGTCGCCGCGATGATCGACGCCGCGCAGGCGGCCGAGGCGGTCGGCTTCGACGCGCTCATGGCGCCGGACCACTACGTCTACGAGGCGCTGGGGACGCTCCAGACGGAGACGCCCGCCTACGAGCTGTTCTTCGTGCTGGCGACGCTTGCGCAGCACACGCGTCGCGTGAAGCTCGTGAGCCACGTCGCCTGCATGCTCTTCCGCCATCCGGCCATGCACGCGCGCCTGTTCGCGCAGATCGACGAGGCGAGCGGCGGGCGCATCGTCGCCGGCGTCGGCGCGGGATGGACCCGCGCCGAGTTCGAGATGATGGGCCTCCCCTTCCCCGAGATCTCCGAGCGCCTGCGCATGATGGACGAGGCGGTGACGATCATGCGGGGCCTGTGGCGCGCGGAGCGCTTCACGTTCGCAGGCGAGCACTACCAGGTCGCGGACGCGGTCTGCCTGCCGAAGCCCGTGCAGCCGGGCGGGCCCCCGATCATGCTCGGCGGGAGCGGCAACGGCATCCTGCGGCGCGCCGGCGCGTGGGCCGACGTCGTCCACATGGTACCGGTGCTGGGGCCCGCCGGGACGACGACCATCGACGAGATCCGGAAATTCTCGGATGCTGCGCTGCCCGAGAAGCTCGCGCGCGTACGCGCCGCCGAGAAGGCCGCCGGCCGACCGGCCGGCAGCGTGCGCTTCGCGTCGACCGTCTTCACGTACATGCCCACGACGTCGCGCGAGCACACCCAGCAAATGGCCAACGGCATCTCGGGCGTGTTCGGCCTCTCGCCCGACGAGACCCGCAGGCATCCGGTCGCCCTCATCGGGACGCCGGAAGAGATGGCGGCGGAGCTCCGCCGCCGCGAGCAGACGCACGGGCTCGCGCTCCTGTGCGTCAACTTCGGCTCGCTCGACCAGGCGCGTCACTTCGGCGAGCGGGTGATCCCGCTCGTCCGCCGGGGAGGATGAGGATGGCCATCGCCGACGACCTGATCCGCGCTCAGCTCCGCACGACCCTCGACCGCACGACGCTCGATCTGCCCGAGATCGTCTCGCGCTACGAGGGCAAGGTGCGCGACAACTTCACGACCCGCGACGGACGCCGCATCATCTGCGTCTCCGATCGCATCAGCGCCTTCGACGTGGTGCTCGGCACCATCCCCTTCAAGGGCCAGGTGCTGAACGAGATGGCGCAGTACTGGTTCGACGAGACGCGCCACGTCGCCGCGAGCCACGTGCTCGCGGTGCCCGACCCGAACGTGATGGTGGCGCGCGAATGCACGCCGCTGCGCGCCGAGTTCATCGTGCGCGCGTACCTGACCGGCGTCACCTCCACGTCCATCTGGGTCGCCTACCAGAAGGGCGCGCGCGAGTTCTGCGGCCACGAGCTGCCCGACGGCATGCGCAAGAACGAGCGCCTGCCGCGCACGATCCTCACGCCGTCGACGAAGGCCGAGAAGGGCGACCACGACGAGAGCGTCTCGCGCGACGAGCTCCTGCGCCGCGGCGC
Coding sequences:
- a CDS encoding SUMF1/EgtB/PvdO family nonheme iron enzyme yields the protein MRTIVSFALVAAVIATNGAPAPAAVLCKKRSGVVVGREACRKKETALDVAQLGAKGPAGAAGRGGWERPCPPDSVRVGTTCVDTYEASVWSIPANAALVGAVRAGTANAADLTAGGAGQIGSGDCGTAFPDTFPATGNWTSPLYAASIPGVLPAVCVTWFQAVQACALAGKRLATNEEWQRAATGTPGGPPCVVGGVAAGPTGTPGCVSQWGSFDMVGNVFEWVADWGDLATNCMSWSVDFGEDYSCIGGSGPTTHRPGAFLRGSSFDGNPPSVGIFAITSSLDPTTASNEVGFRCAR
- a CDS encoding TIGR03619 family F420-dependent LLM class oxidoreductase, with product MEFAIGLGSGQSPSDKTGVAAMIDAAQAAEAVGFDALMAPDHYVYEALGTLQTETPAYELFFVLATLAQHTRRVKLVSHVACMLFRHPAMHARLFAQIDEASGGRIVAGVGAGWTRAEFEMMGLPFPEISERLRMMDEAVTIMRGLWRAERFTFAGEHYQVADAVCLPKPVQPGGPPIMLGGSGNGILRRAGAWADVVHMVPVLGPAGTTTIDEIRKFSDAALPEKLARVRAAEKAAGRPAGSVRFASTVFTYMPTTSREHTQQMANGISGVFGLSPDETRRHPVALIGTPEEMAAELRRREQTHGLALLCVNFGSLDQARHFGERVIPLVRRGG
- a CDS encoding phosphoribosylaminoimidazolesuccinocarboxamide synthase, whose protein sequence is MAIADDLIRAQLRTTLDRTTLDLPEIVSRYEGKVRDNFTTRDGRRIICVSDRISAFDVVLGTIPFKGQVLNEMAQYWFDETRHVAASHVLAVPDPNVMVARECTPLRAEFIVRAYLTGVTSTSIWVAYQKGAREFCGHELPDGMRKNERLPRTILTPSTKAEKGDHDESVSRDELLRRGAVTAADFDAAAVMVEKLFAFGQQRARERGLILVDTKYELGKTPEGELVVIDEIHTPDSSRYWYADDYETRLARGEEPRGLDKEYVRNWLATERGYRGDGPPPALPDDVRVEAARRYIATFELVTGRTFTPDTNEPHTRIRNNVERYLRG
- the glgC gene encoding glucose-1-phosphate adenylyltransferase encodes the protein MLTNVVAMILAGGEGKRLHPLTRDRAKPAVPFGGRYRLIDFVLSNFVNSGVNKISVLTQYKAGSLMQHLARGWQLAPQLGHYVAPVPATMNLGPRWFQGSADAVFQNLDVIENEAPPYVCVFGADHIYKMDVRQMIRFHADAGADATVAVIRVPAEDMSQFGIVECDAHMRVTGFLEKPPVPPGASGTRLASMGLYVFSTAVLVRALTEDADRQGSKHDFGRDILPPLAEAGRLVAYDFSTNTVPAATEVERGYWRDVGTIDAYWQASADLISVTPTFNLYNPAWPIYSAFLPAPPAKFVFADKETNRVGIATDSMVSEGCIISGGRVDRSILGLRVRVNSFSDVAESILFDDVDVGRHARLRRTIVDKGVKIPSGMEIGYDLDADRKRFTVSEGGVVVIPKGMQLG
- a CDS encoding SUMF1/EgtB/PvdO family nonheme iron enzyme, giving the protein MAGVSPSASGEVLCTKRNGVVVARETCKKKEAPLDLAQFGAVGPPGPSGPDGPFAWERTCPPDSVLVGTVCVDKYEASVWTIPAVATDLVEAVRAGTASAANLVAAGATQVSLSTSCAPAPSTGFPSTGNWTEPLYAASVPGVVPTGCLSWFQAVQACALAGKRLATNEEWQRAAAGTPNVAPCVFTGTEPTVTGTPGCVSSWGAFDMAGNVYEWVTAWGDLATDCTNWPPTYGSDYLCIGGDGSSHLPGALSRGGSFGFGSDGGIFAAVAGFAPTLSSNVVGFRCVR